In a single window of the Rhodamnia argentea isolate NSW1041297 chromosome 2, ASM2092103v1, whole genome shotgun sequence genome:
- the LOC115749960 gene encoding sugar transport protein 8-like, with product MPAVITTHGGPTPEHDGKITFYVILCVIISAFGGLLFGYDIGISGGVTSMDDFLIKFFPAVYQKKKHAHEDNYCKYDNEYLQLFTSSLYIAALVASFAASKVCSKLGRRTTLQIGSFFFVAGVVLQAGGVNLAMVVLGRIILGCGVGFGNQAVPLFLSELAPAKIRGALNICFQLFITIGILIAGIINYFTSNIHPHGWRISLGLAGVPAVILLVGSFAICETPTSLIERNQVDQGKATLRRIRGIDNITAEFDSIVAASEAAKRVKNPFHELMRPSSRPPLVIAIVLQVFQQFTGINAIMFYAPVLFQTVGFGNNAALLSTVITGLVNVFSTLVSIYTVDKAGRRVLLLEACVQMFITQTVIGVLLLLHLKPAGSLSSTEAIVVVVLVCVYVMGFAWSWGPLGWLIPSETFPLETRTAGFACAVSSNMLCTFIIAQAFLSMMCHMKAGIFFFFAAWILVMGLFTLFLLPETKGVPVDSMVERVWKQHWFWKRYMIDDDENDNDKVIKG from the exons ATGCCGGCTGTTATCACGACCCACGGCGGTCCTACGCCCGAGCATGACGGGAAGATAACTTTCTACGTCATTCTGTGTGTGATCATCTCGGCCTTCGGCGGGTTGTTGTTTGGATATGACATCGGAATTTCAG GTGGAGTGACTTCCATGGATGACTTCTTGATAAAATTCTTCCCGGCCGTGTACCAGAAAAAGAAGCATGCCCACGAGGATAACTACTGTAAATATGACAACGAGTACCTCCAGCTGTTCACATCTTCGCTGTACATAGCTGCTCTTGTAGCCAGCTTTGCAGCCTCAAAGGTGTGCTCCAAACTCGGCCGAAGGACGACGTTGCAGATCGGGTCCTTCTTCTTCGTCGCAGGGGTTGTACTCCAAGCTGGCGGCGTCAACCTTGCAATGGTCGTCTTGGGCAGAATCATCCTAGGTTGTGGTGTTGGGTTCGGTAATCAGGCGGTGCCTTTGTTTCTATCTGAATTAGCTCCTGCCAAAATCAGAGGAGCTCTTAACATTTGCTTCCAACTCTTCATTACAATCGGAATCCTCATCGCCGGCATTATCAACTACTTTACATCCAACATTCACCCTCATGGGTGGCGAATCTCTCTTGGCTTGGCTGGCGTCCCGGCCGTGATCCTCCTCGTGGGATCATTTGCCATCTGTGAGACCCCTACCAGCCTCATCGAGCGCAACCAGGTCGACCAAGGGAAGGCTACCCTGAGGAGGATCCGTGGCATCGATAACATTACTGCCGAGTTTGATTCGATTGTTGCAGCCAGTGAGGCCGCAAAGCGAGTGAAGAACCCATTCCATGAGCTCATGAGGCCGTCGAGCAGGCCTCCTCTTGTCATAGCCATTGTGCTGCAAGTGTTCCAGCAGTTCACTGGGATCAACGCCATCATGTTCTACGCCCCGGTTTTGTTCCAAACGGTCGGGTTCGGGAACAATGCCGCGCTACTCTCGACAGTCATCACCGGGCTTGTGAACGTTTTCAGCACATTAGTGTCAATCTACACAGTGGACAAGGCTGGTCGGAGGGTGTTGCTCCTTGAGGCTTGCGTTCAGATGTTCATCACTCAG ACTGTTATAGGAGTGCTCTTGCTACTTCACCTGAAACCAGCAGGATCTCTCAGCTCTACTGAGGCGATAGTTGTGGTGGTGCTGGTGTGCGTGTATGTAATGGGATTCGCATGGTCATGGGGTCCGCTCGGGTGGCTGATTCCAAGCGAGACCTTCCCTCTGGAGACAAGGACGGCTGGTTTCGCCTGCGCGGTGAGCTCAAACATGCTCTGCACCTTCATTATCGCACAGGCCTTCCTCTCGATGATGTGCCACATGAAGGccggcatcttcttcttcttcgctgcgTGGATCCTGGTCATGGGGCTCTTTACATTGTTTCTCTTGCCCGAGACGAAGGGCGTGCCTGTGGACTCGATGGTCGAGAGAGTGTGGAAGCAGCATTGGTTCTGGAAGCGGTACATGATTGATGATGACGAGAACGACAATGACAAagtcatcaaaggataa